Proteins encoded by one window of Bactrocera oleae isolate idBacOlea1 chromosome 4, idBacOlea1, whole genome shotgun sequence:
- the Twdlbeta gene encoding uncharacterized protein Twdlbeta: MRWLFVIACSLAMAMAMPEPPAARYGPPPVPQKQYGPPPAAPAEQYGPPPTQPPQPLPVYGPPAPFYGPPAPETIVTKNVYVHVPPEEPEVFQSAEPIQTAVPKKHYKIIFIKAPNPPAPVQQVLPPPVQDEHKTLVYVLVKKPEEQQPLILPSPAPTEPSKPEVYFIKYKQQQKPASQYGPPPAPAVEYGPPAAEKF, from the coding sequence ATGCGTTGGCTATTTGTGATCGCCTGCAGCCTCGCCATGGCTATGGCTATGCCGGAACCACCAGCCGCCCGCTATGGACCACCACCAGTACCACAAAAGCAGTACGGTCCACCACCAGCAGCGCCAGCGGAACAATACGGGCCACCACCCACACAGCCACCACAACCACTACCAGTCTATGGTCCACCAGCACCATTCTACGGTCCACCAGCACCTGAGACAATCGTCACCAAGAACGTATACGTACATGTGCCACCAGAGGAGCCAGAAGTCTTCCAGTCAGCGGAGCCCATACAAACCGCCGTGCCCAAGAAGCATTACAAGATCATTTTCATTAAAGCACCAAATCCACCAGCACCGGTACAACAGGTATTGCCACCACCGGTGCAGGATGAACACAAGACTCTCGTTTATGTGTTGGTGAAGAAACCAGAGGAACAACAGCCACTTATATTGCCATCACCAGCGCCAACTGAGCCCAGCAAACCAGAAGTTTACTTTATCAaatacaagcaacaacaaaagccagCTTCACAATATGGACCACCACCGGCACCAGCCGTCGAGTATGGTCCACCAGCGGCGGAGAAATTCTAA